A window from Streptomyces subrutilus encodes these proteins:
- the mreD gene encoding rod shape-determining protein MreD, with product MRLNRILLSATLVVVALVVQVTVLGRLQLPGAVPDLVLLTVVALALVYGPVGGALVGFTAGLLADLAPPADHAAGRYALVLCVMGYAAGLVRPDNGRSRSAWGPMLTVVGAAIASTLLYAGVGALVGDTAARHVGLLGLLFTATLYDLLLAPFTVPLIMALARRAENDPMAVEAGGGPAQSADVSSGWLAGGTGLRIGSQRGGLRMKTARGRANRAGRIKGIKVVKGVKSVKKL from the coding sequence ATGCGCTTGAACCGGATCCTGCTCTCGGCGACCCTCGTGGTCGTCGCCCTCGTCGTCCAGGTCACCGTCCTGGGACGGCTCCAGCTGCCCGGAGCCGTCCCCGACCTGGTCCTGCTGACCGTCGTCGCCCTCGCGCTCGTCTACGGGCCGGTCGGCGGCGCCCTCGTCGGCTTCACCGCGGGCCTCCTCGCCGACCTGGCCCCGCCCGCCGACCACGCCGCCGGGCGCTACGCCCTGGTGCTGTGCGTCATGGGGTACGCGGCCGGGCTGGTCCGCCCCGACAACGGGCGGTCCCGCTCCGCCTGGGGCCCGATGCTCACCGTCGTCGGTGCCGCGATCGCCTCCACCCTGCTCTACGCGGGCGTCGGCGCCCTCGTCGGCGACACGGCGGCCCGTCACGTGGGCCTGCTGGGCCTGCTGTTCACGGCCACCCTCTACGACCTGCTGCTCGCGCCGTTCACCGTGCCGCTCATCATGGCCCTCGCCCGGCGCGCCGAGAACGACCCGATGGCCGTCGAGGCCGGGGGCGGGCCGGCCCAGAGCGCGGACGTCTCCTCCGGCTGGCTGGCCGGGGGCACCGGCCTGCGGATCGGCAGCCAGCGCGGCGGCCTGCGGATGAAGACGGCGCGCGGCCGGGCCAACCGGGCCGGCCGCATAAAGGGCATCAAGGTCGTCAAGGGTGTGAAGAGCGTCAAGAAGCTGTGA
- a CDS encoding CYTH and CHAD domain-containing protein — protein MADTKREIERKFEFTKASAARRGVPDLTGTAGIAAVTDQGTVDLDAVYYDTPDQRLAADGLTLRRRTGGADAGWHLKLPVSPGVRDEVGAELGDTVPRSLAALLRSRVRGTGLRPQVRLLSSRRVSHLLDADGALLAELSTDTVLAERGEATAAWTEVEVELADGVDPGLLDAVEKAFRKAGLKVSEAPSKLARALAETGSAPPVRPGREAADPTAGAHVLAYLRTQRDALVAQDPAVRRNLPDSVHRMRVATRRLRSAFTTYRKVLDRTVTDPLGEELRWLAGELGADRDQEVLLERLRAHIGELPRTLLMGPVRNRLRLWHTTRRSGTRRRALAALDGARYLALLDSLDALLDAPPLLGPAADPADEVLPQAVLRDFARLAGRVDTALALEPGGERDLALHDARKAAKRARYAAEAAVPALGKPAKRLAKAVKSVQSLLGDHQDGVVARDALRGLAAQAQGSGEPSFTWGVLHAREEALAERRERELPEVWATACAPELRAALA, from the coding sequence ATGGCGGACACGAAGCGCGAAATCGAGCGGAAATTCGAGTTCACTAAGGCGTCGGCGGCCCGGCGCGGGGTCCCGGACCTGACGGGCACGGCCGGGATCGCGGCCGTCACCGACCAGGGCACCGTGGACCTCGACGCCGTCTACTACGACACCCCCGACCAGCGGCTCGCCGCAGACGGCCTCACGCTGCGCCGCAGGACCGGCGGCGCGGACGCCGGCTGGCACCTCAAGCTCCCCGTCTCCCCGGGGGTCCGCGACGAGGTCGGGGCCGAGCTCGGCGACACCGTCCCGCGCTCCCTCGCCGCCCTGCTCCGCTCGCGCGTCCGCGGCACCGGGCTCCGCCCCCAGGTCAGACTGCTGTCCTCGCGCCGGGTCAGCCACCTGCTCGACGCGGACGGAGCCCTCCTGGCGGAGCTGTCCACCGACACCGTCCTGGCCGAACGCGGCGAGGCCACCGCCGCCTGGACCGAGGTCGAGGTGGAACTCGCCGACGGAGTGGACCCGGGCCTGCTCGACGCGGTCGAGAAGGCCTTCCGCAAGGCGGGCCTCAAGGTTTCCGAAGCCCCCTCCAAACTCGCCCGCGCCCTCGCCGAGACCGGCAGCGCGCCCCCGGTCCGGCCCGGCCGCGAGGCCGCCGACCCCACGGCCGGCGCACACGTCCTGGCGTACCTGCGCACCCAGCGCGACGCCCTGGTCGCCCAGGACCCGGCCGTCCGGCGGAACCTGCCCGACTCCGTCCACCGGATGCGCGTCGCCACCCGCCGGCTGCGCAGCGCCTTCACGACCTACCGCAAGGTGCTGGACCGCACCGTCACCGACCCCCTCGGCGAGGAACTGCGCTGGCTGGCCGGGGAACTCGGCGCCGACCGCGACCAGGAGGTGCTGCTGGAGCGGCTCCGGGCCCACATCGGCGAACTGCCCCGCACCCTGCTGATGGGGCCCGTCCGCAACCGTCTGCGCCTGTGGCACACCACCCGCCGCTCCGGCACGCGCCGCCGGGCCCTCGCCGCGCTCGACGGTGCGCGCTACCTCGCCCTGCTGGACTCCCTCGACGCCCTGCTCGACGCGCCGCCGCTGCTCGGCCCCGCGGCCGACCCCGCCGACGAGGTCCTGCCCCAGGCGGTGCTCCGCGACTTCGCGCGGCTGGCCGGGCGCGTCGACACCGCCCTCGCCCTGGAGCCGGGCGGGGAGCGCGACCTCGCCCTGCACGACGCCCGCAAGGCCGCCAAGCGCGCCCGCTACGCGGCGGAAGCGGCCGTCCCGGCCCTCGGCAAACCGGCGAAGCGCCTGGCCAAGGCCGTGAAGTCGGTCCAATCGCTGCTCGGCGACCACCAGGACGGCGTGGTGGCCCGCGACGCCCTGCGCGGGCTCGCCGCCCAGGCCCAGGGATCGGGGGAGCCGAGCTTCACCTGGGGCGTGCTCCACGCCCGCGAGGAAGCCCTGGCCGAGCGGCGCGAACGGGAGCTCCCGGAGGTCTGGGCGACGGCCTGCGCCCCGGAGTTGCGGGCCGCCCTGGCATGA
- the rodA gene encoding rod shape-determining protein RodA — MQTANKFSVSRYAPERGAMAKLTARDSVVRRLDWPILLSALALSLIGCLLVWSATRNRTSLNQGDPYYFLFRHALNTGIGVVLMIGTVWLGHRTLRGAVPVLYGLSLVLILAVLTPLGATINGAHAWIVIGGGFSIQPSEFVKITIILVMAMLLATRVDAGDLAHPDHRTVVKALCLAAAPMGIVMLMPDLGSVMVMVVIVLGVLLASGASNRWVLGLIGSGAAGAILIWQLGVLDEYQINRFAAFANPELDPAGVGYNTNQARIAIGSGGLSGSGLFKGSQTTGQFVPEQQTDFVFTVAGEELGFIGAGLILVLLGIILWRACMIARETTELYGTIVCAGIIAWFAFQSFENIGMTLGIMPVAGLPLPFVSYGGSSMFAVWIAVGLLQSIKVQRPLSA, encoded by the coding sequence ATGCAGACCGCCAACAAGTTCTCCGTCTCCCGGTACGCGCCCGAGCGCGGGGCGATGGCCAAGCTCACCGCCCGCGACTCGGTGGTGCGCCGGCTCGACTGGCCGATACTCCTGTCCGCCCTCGCCCTGTCCCTCATCGGCTGCCTGCTGGTGTGGTCGGCGACCCGCAACCGGACCTCGCTGAACCAGGGCGACCCGTACTACTTCCTCTTCCGGCACGCCCTCAACACCGGCATCGGCGTCGTGCTGATGATCGGCACGGTCTGGCTCGGCCACCGCACCCTGCGCGGCGCGGTGCCCGTGCTCTACGGGCTCTCGCTCGTCCTCATCCTCGCCGTGCTCACCCCGCTCGGCGCCACCATCAACGGCGCCCACGCGTGGATCGTGATCGGCGGCGGGTTCTCGATCCAGCCGTCCGAGTTCGTGAAGATCACGATCATCCTGGTCATGGCGATGCTGCTGGCCACCCGGGTGGACGCGGGCGACCTCGCCCACCCGGACCACCGCACGGTCGTCAAGGCGCTGTGCCTGGCGGCCGCACCGATGGGCATCGTCATGCTGATGCCCGACCTCGGCTCCGTCATGGTCATGGTCGTCATCGTGCTCGGCGTGCTGCTCGCCTCGGGCGCGTCCAACCGCTGGGTCCTCGGCCTGATCGGCTCGGGCGCGGCCGGCGCCATCCTGATCTGGCAGCTCGGCGTCCTCGACGAGTACCAGATCAACCGCTTCGCCGCCTTCGCCAACCCCGAGCTCGACCCGGCGGGCGTCGGCTACAACACCAACCAGGCCCGCATCGCCATCGGCTCGGGCGGCCTCAGCGGATCCGGCCTCTTCAAGGGTTCGCAGACCACCGGCCAGTTCGTGCCGGAGCAGCAGACCGACTTCGTGTTCACGGTGGCCGGCGAGGAGCTCGGCTTCATCGGGGCCGGCCTGATCCTGGTCCTGCTGGGCATCATCCTGTGGCGCGCCTGCATGATCGCCCGGGAGACCACCGAGCTCTACGGGACGATCGTGTGCGCCGGGATCATCGCCTGGTTCGCCTTCCAGTCCTTCGAGAACATCGGCATGACGCTCGGCATCATGCCGGTCGCCGGCCTGCCGCTGCCCTTCGTCTCGTACGGAGGATCATCGATGTTCGCCGTCTGGATCGCCGTGGGACTGCTCCAGTCGATCAAGGTGCAGCGGCCGTTGTCGGCCTGA
- the mrdA gene encoding penicillin-binding protein 2, whose amino-acid sequence MTNVPETGRTSRVRIRLVMIQVLVFSLLLTLGGRLWYLQIRNGAEYSDEAKNNHVQQVVQPAVRGSILDARGVPLADNETRLVVSASRTDLMKMKDKGKGVLTRLAGVLDMKPREAMDKVRLCDSQTPQPCWNGSPYQPIPVTLKATTQQALQIRERPEDFPGITAEPTAVRRYPAPGGANTGQVLGYLSPVTDAEIVKAKDTNSPFLRSDQVGRFGLERTYDKELRGKAGVTRYEVDNLGRVIGEAANDPTVPGAHLVTSIDARVQGVAEYELNAAMVEARKQNDRNTGVNYKADAGAVVVLESKTGRVVAMASNPSYDPNVWVGGISAKEYARLTAKASNVPLMNRAIQGQAAPGSIFKVIPTAAAVNAGYKFDGEYPCPSSYSIGGQVFKNFESQGHGSITLGQALEVSCDTVFYALGHQQWLKDGGLKPKRHPAEIFYKTAHEFGLGAETHVDLPGEEKGRVPDRRWKQRFWEANKNMWCKSGKKGGTYVELLSYENCLEGNLMRAGDAVNYSIGQGDTLVTPIQMATIYAAISNGGTLWNPTIGKAIVSADGKHVEEIKPQAHGRLPMTETTRQKMNGALEGVATRGTAAWRFGGWPQKQIPMHAKTGTAEVYGKQTTSWFATYTEDYTIVMTISQGGTGSGASGPAVRNLYNAIYGLDMAGKQDPAKALLPKPEAGLPRIQPDGSIDAPEIRPYVPPSPEELAPAALAGPPAPPVARQD is encoded by the coding sequence GTGACCAACGTTCCGGAGACCGGCCGCACCTCCCGGGTGCGGATCCGGCTCGTCATGATCCAGGTCCTCGTCTTCTCCCTGCTGCTCACGCTCGGCGGGCGCCTGTGGTACCTCCAGATCCGCAACGGCGCCGAATACTCCGACGAGGCGAAGAACAACCACGTCCAGCAGGTGGTCCAGCCCGCCGTGCGCGGCTCGATCCTCGACGCCCGCGGCGTCCCGCTCGCCGACAACGAGACCCGTCTGGTCGTCTCCGCCAGCCGGACCGACCTGATGAAGATGAAGGACAAGGGCAAGGGCGTCCTCACCCGCCTCGCCGGCGTCCTCGACATGAAGCCGCGCGAGGCCATGGACAAGGTGCGGCTCTGCGACTCCCAGACCCCGCAGCCCTGCTGGAACGGCTCCCCGTACCAGCCCATCCCGGTCACGCTGAAGGCCACCACCCAGCAGGCCCTCCAGATCCGCGAACGCCCCGAGGACTTCCCCGGCATCACCGCGGAGCCCACGGCCGTACGCCGCTACCCGGCGCCCGGCGGCGCCAACACCGGCCAGGTGCTCGGCTACCTCTCCCCGGTCACCGACGCGGAGATCGTCAAGGCCAAGGACACCAACTCGCCCTTCCTCCGCTCCGACCAGGTCGGCCGCTTCGGACTGGAGCGCACCTACGACAAGGAGCTGCGCGGCAAGGCCGGCGTCACCCGCTACGAGGTGGACAACCTCGGCCGGGTCATCGGCGAGGCCGCCAACGACCCCACCGTCCCCGGCGCCCACCTGGTGACGAGCATCGACGCCCGCGTCCAGGGCGTCGCCGAGTACGAGCTGAACGCCGCCATGGTCGAGGCCCGCAAGCAGAACGACCGCAACACCGGCGTGAACTACAAGGCGGACGCCGGCGCCGTGGTGGTCCTGGAGTCCAAGACCGGCCGCGTCGTGGCGATGGCCTCCAACCCCAGCTACGACCCGAACGTGTGGGTCGGCGGCATCTCCGCCAAGGAATACGCCAGGCTCACCGCCAAGGCCTCCAACGTCCCCCTGATGAACCGGGCGATCCAGGGCCAGGCGGCCCCGGGCTCGATCTTCAAGGTCATCCCGACCGCGGCGGCCGTCAACGCCGGGTACAAGTTCGACGGCGAGTACCCCTGCCCGAGCTCGTACTCCATCGGAGGCCAGGTCTTCAAGAACTTCGAGTCCCAGGGCCACGGGTCGATCACCCTCGGCCAGGCCCTCGAAGTCTCCTGCGACACCGTCTTCTACGCGCTCGGCCACCAGCAGTGGCTCAAGGACGGCGGGCTCAAGCCGAAGCGGCACCCGGCGGAGATCTTCTACAAGACCGCCCACGAGTTCGGCCTCGGCGCCGAGACCCACGTGGACCTGCCGGGCGAGGAGAAGGGCCGGGTGCCCGACCGCCGGTGGAAGCAGCGGTTCTGGGAGGCCAACAAGAACATGTGGTGCAAGAGCGGCAAGAAGGGCGGCACCTACGTCGAGCTGCTGTCCTACGAGAACTGCCTCGAAGGCAACCTCATGCGCGCCGGTGACGCCGTCAACTACTCCATCGGCCAGGGCGACACGCTCGTCACCCCCATCCAGATGGCCACCATCTACGCCGCCATCTCCAACGGCGGCACCCTGTGGAACCCGACCATCGGCAAGGCCATCGTCAGCGCCGACGGCAAGCACGTCGAGGAGATCAAGCCGCAGGCCCACGGCCGGCTCCCGATGACCGAGACCACCCGGCAGAAGATGAACGGCGCGCTCGAAGGCGTCGCCACCCGCGGCACCGCCGCCTGGCGCTTCGGCGGCTGGCCGCAGAAGCAGATCCCCATGCACGCCAAGACCGGCACCGCCGAGGTCTACGGCAAGCAGACCACCTCGTGGTTCGCCACGTACACCGAGGACTACACGATCGTGATGACGATCTCCCAGGGCGGCACCGGCTCGGGCGCCTCCGGCCCCGCCGTGCGCAACCTCTACAACGCCATCTACGGTCTGGACATGGCCGGCAAGCAGGACCCGGCCAAGGCCCTGCTCCCCAAGCCGGAGGCCGGGCTGCCCCGGATCCAGCCCGACGGCTCCATCGACGCCCCCGAGATCAGGCCGTACGTGCCGCCGTCCCCGGAGGAGCTGGCCCCGGCCGCGCTCGCCGGGCCTCCCGCCCCGCCCGTGGCACGCCAGGACTGA
- the mreC gene encoding rod shape-determining protein MreC: MRDTRESRLLLVLLIAIAFALITVDIRAGEESPVDGARQAAATVFGPVEKGVATAVDPVGNAIGAVRDSGKRHNRIATLERENAGLKARLGSEDQTRSRVRELDEMLKRAGAGQYGIKGAEVIAIGAAQGFSWTVTIDAGSKDGIERDMTVLNGDGLVGRVSTVGPDTATVVLANDPDFTVGTRLEKTGELGFATGQGDRALSVQMLNGKAKVNPGDRLVTFGSRGNKPFVPGVPIGEVVKVEPSRGDLTRTVWVKPFVTFSRLDIVGVVVTPPREDPRDAVLPPKPEAPKPTPTVTVTVTPSATAGVAGKPADE; the protein is encoded by the coding sequence GTGAGGGACACACGAGAGAGCCGGCTGCTCCTGGTGCTTCTGATCGCCATCGCGTTCGCACTGATCACGGTGGACATCAGGGCGGGCGAGGAGTCTCCGGTCGACGGTGCCCGGCAAGCCGCCGCCACGGTCTTCGGCCCGGTCGAGAAGGGCGTCGCGACCGCCGTCGACCCGGTCGGCAACGCCATAGGGGCCGTACGGGACTCCGGCAAGCGCCACAACCGCATCGCCACGCTGGAACGCGAGAACGCCGGGCTGAAGGCCAGGCTCGGCAGCGAGGACCAGACCCGCAGCCGCGTCCGCGAGCTCGACGAGATGCTCAAGCGGGCCGGCGCCGGGCAGTACGGGATCAAGGGCGCCGAGGTCATCGCCATAGGAGCGGCCCAGGGCTTCTCCTGGACCGTGACCATCGACGCCGGCAGCAAGGACGGCATCGAGCGCGACATGACCGTCCTCAACGGGGACGGCCTCGTCGGCCGCGTCTCCACCGTCGGACCCGACACCGCCACGGTCGTCCTCGCCAACGACCCCGACTTCACCGTCGGGACGCGCCTGGAGAAGACCGGCGAGCTCGGCTTCGCCACCGGCCAGGGCGACCGCGCCCTGTCGGTCCAGATGCTCAACGGCAAGGCCAAGGTCAACCCCGGCGACCGGCTCGTCACCTTCGGCTCGCGCGGCAACAAGCCCTTCGTGCCCGGCGTGCCGATCGGCGAGGTGGTCAAGGTCGAGCCCTCCCGCGGCGACCTGACCCGGACCGTCTGGGTGAAGCCGTTCGTCACCTTCTCCCGGCTGGACATCGTCGGCGTCGTGGTGACGCCGCCGCGCGAGGACCCGCGCGACGCCGTCCTGCCGCCCAAGCCCGAGGCCCCCAAGCCCACCCCGACCGTCACCGTGACGGTCACCCCGTCCGCGACGGCCGGTGTGGCCGGCAAGCCGGCCGACGAGTAG
- a CDS encoding TIGR03960 family B12-binding radical SAM protein — MMSESVFPQLEALLPHVQKPIQYVGGELNSTVKEWDSCDVRWALMYPDAYEVGLPNQGVMILYEVLNEREGVLAERTYSVWPDLEELMREHKVPQFTVDSHRPVSAFDVFGLSFSTELGYTNMLTALDLAGIPLEARDRTVDHPIVLAGGHAAFNPEPIAEFIDAAVIGDGEQAVLDMTEIIRTWKAEGRPGGRDEVLLRLAKTGNIYVPRFYDVEYLPDGRIGRVVPNRSGVPWRVSKHTVMDLDEWPYPKQPLVPLAETVHERMSVEIFRGCTRGCRFCQAGMITRPVRERSITGIGEMVERGLKATGFEEVGLLSLSSADHTEIAEIAKGLADRYTDDKVGLSLPSTRVDAFNVDLANELTRNGRRSGLTFAPEGGSERMRKVINKMVSEEDLIRTVSTAYGNGWRQVKLYFMCGLPTETDEDVLQIGDMAVNVIAKGREVSGQNDIRCTVSIGGFVPKPHTPFQWAPQLSAEETDARLGKLRDKIRGDKKYGRSIGFRYHDGKPGIVEGLLSRGDRRVGDVIRAVYESGGRFDGWREHFSYDRWMEAAEKTLPAHGVDVAWYTTRERTYEEVLPWDHLDSGLDKDWLWEDWQDALDETEVDDCRWTPCFDCGVCPQMQTEIQIGPTGKKLLPLSVVK, encoded by the coding sequence GTGATGTCCGAGTCGGTCTTCCCACAGCTCGAAGCTCTGCTCCCGCATGTGCAGAAGCCCATCCAGTACGTCGGTGGTGAGCTCAACTCCACCGTCAAGGAGTGGGACTCGTGCGACGTCCGCTGGGCGCTGATGTACCCGGACGCGTACGAGGTCGGGCTGCCCAACCAGGGCGTCATGATCCTCTACGAGGTGCTCAACGAGCGCGAGGGCGTGCTCGCCGAGCGCACCTACAGCGTCTGGCCCGACCTCGAAGAGCTGATGCGCGAGCACAAGGTGCCGCAGTTCACCGTGGACAGCCACCGCCCGGTCTCCGCCTTCGACGTGTTCGGCCTCAGCTTCTCCACGGAGCTGGGCTACACGAACATGCTCACGGCCCTGGACCTCGCGGGCATCCCGCTGGAGGCCCGCGACCGCACCGTCGACCACCCGATCGTCCTCGCGGGCGGCCACGCGGCCTTCAACCCCGAGCCGATCGCGGAGTTCATCGACGCGGCGGTCATCGGCGACGGCGAGCAGGCCGTCCTCGACATGACCGAGATCATCCGGACCTGGAAGGCCGAGGGCCGCCCCGGCGGCCGCGACGAGGTGCTGCTGCGCCTCGCCAAGACCGGCAACATCTACGTCCCGCGCTTCTACGACGTGGAGTACCTCCCGGACGGCCGCATCGGCCGCGTCGTCCCGAACCGCTCCGGCGTGCCGTGGCGCGTGTCCAAGCACACCGTCATGGACCTCGACGAGTGGCCCTACCCCAAGCAGCCGCTGGTCCCGCTCGCCGAGACCGTGCACGAGCGGATGTCGGTGGAGATCTTCCGCGGCTGCACCCGCGGCTGCCGCTTCTGCCAGGCCGGCATGATCACGCGCCCCGTGCGGGAGCGAAGCATCACCGGCATCGGCGAGATGGTCGAGCGCGGCCTGAAGGCCACGGGCTTCGAGGAGGTCGGCCTGCTCTCCCTCTCCTCGGCCGACCACACCGAGATCGCCGAGATCGCCAAGGGCCTCGCGGACCGCTACACGGACGACAAGGTCGGCCTGTCCCTGCCGTCGACCCGCGTCGACGCCTTCAACGTGGACCTGGCCAACGAGCTGACCCGCAACGGGCGCCGCTCCGGCCTGACCTTCGCGCCCGAGGGCGGCTCCGAGCGCATGCGCAAGGTCATCAACAAGATGGTCTCCGAAGAGGACCTGATCCGGACCGTCTCGACCGCGTACGGCAACGGCTGGCGCCAGGTGAAGCTGTACTTCATGTGCGGCCTGCCCACCGAGACCGACGAGGACGTCCTGCAGATCGGCGACATGGCGGTCAACGTCATCGCCAAGGGCCGCGAGGTCTCCGGCCAGAACGACATCCGCTGCACGGTGTCCATCGGCGGGTTCGTCCCGAAGCCGCACACCCCCTTCCAGTGGGCGCCGCAGCTCTCGGCCGAGGAGACCGACGCCCGCCTCGGCAAGCTCCGCGACAAGATCCGCGGCGACAAGAAGTACGGCCGCTCCATCGGTTTCCGCTACCACGACGGCAAGCCGGGCATCGTCGAGGGCCTGCTCTCCCGCGGCGACCGCCGCGTCGGCGACGTCATCCGCGCCGTGTACGAGTCCGGCGGCCGCTTCGACGGCTGGCGCGAGCACTTCAGCTACGACCGCTGGATGGAGGCGGCCGAGAAGACGCTGCCCGCGCACGGCGTGGACGTCGCCTGGTACACGACGCGCGAGCGCACCTACGAGGAGGTCCTGCCCTGGGACCACCTGGACTCCGGCCTCGACAAGGACTGGCTCTGGGAGGACTGGCAGGACGCGCTCGACGAGACGGAGGTCGACGA